The Oenococcus kitaharae DSM 17330 region ATGATGTAGTTAAATAAAAAACAAGAAAGGAAGTTATTATGGCAACTTTAGAAAAAGAAAAGGATCGTCGTCAAGTAAGCTTTAAGTCCAATACTGCTTTAGTCAAAAAAGCTCGGAAAGTTTTTGCTGAACAAGATCTGAACTTAACTGAAGTGATGAATGAATTTTTAGAGCATGTTGCTCAGACTGGAGTGATTCCCTTTAAAACCAAAACAGATAAAAAAAGAGAACAGATGATTACAGATCTCAAGTCCCAGATTGACAAAAGTTTTGCCAGTTATGAAGCTGGCCATGTCGTCAGTCAAGAAGAGATGAAAGCACGCTATGGTCTCTAAGCACTACGAAATCAAATATGCTATTGAAGTATCTGACAAAATTGATCAGATTTATGCTTATACCTTAAATTTAAGCCGTTCCAAAGAAACAGCTCAGAAAACGGTTGGCCAGCTTATTTTAGCGATTGACCGTTTAAATGTTTTTCCAGAAGCGGGTTTGGATATTGATCAAAAGATTGGCGTTCAGTTAAGACCGCCTTATAAGACTTATGGACTGATTGCTGGCAAGTATATTGTCATCTATGAAATCGTAGAGTCATCAGTGGTTTTGATTTCTCAGATACTGGCGGCCAATAGTGATTGGATTGAGTTACTGACTAAACAGGCTAATTAAGCCAAAAAATGAGCTTACAGGAGTTTTTTATTTGATTGACTATTCCATACGTCTAATTAATTAAATTGCTTAGATCACTTTTTAATTCTTGAAAAAGAATATGATTCGTTTTCAGTAATAAGTGTTTTATCAGCTGTTTTATAAAGTGTTTTATAGTGTCTCGTAAGCCTTGCTATTACTACGTTTTTTCGACCTTATGATACCCAAAAATACGCATATGATACCCAAAAATACGCATATGATACCCAAAAATACGCATATGATACCCAAAAATACGCATATGATACCCGTTTAATTAAATTGGGTATAAAATAAAGTATATGGATAAGATAGTCAAATATGCTAATGAGATGAATAAGGTTAGCTTTCGTCAGCTGACAGCAAGCGAATACGATACTTTATTTGCCATCGTTTCTCAGATTAAGGATCAAGGTGCAAGAGAATTAACGCTCTCTTTTGATCAGATTAAGTCGCTGATTCGTTGGGATAAAAGTCAAAGAGAAGAATTATTTGTTAAGACACTGATTAATATGTATGACAAAATTATTAATCTGAAATTTAACAGAACCAGCGATGATGGAAATATTATTAGCAGATTTGTTGTCTTTTCCAGATATTCGATTAATAAAGAAAAACAGACAGCTCTCATTGCTGTCTCTGCTGATTTTTGGCAGTTATTTAATCTCTTGTTTGATAATTTCACGACATTTATGTTAGATGATCTAGTGTATATTTCAACGAGCTATGGTAAGGAGCTCTTTAGAAATATTAAGCAGTTTCGGACCCAAGGCTATCTTTATTGGAGCATAGAAATATTTAGGCAGAAGCTTATGGTTCCAGATTCCTTTAGTACGGGGAAAGCCTTTCAAAGAGTTTTTGGCAAAAGAACACTCAAGCAGTTACAAACGGCGATTCCAGGCTTCACGTATAAAAAAAAGACCTCTCGCAAACGAGGAAATCCAGTGATCGGGATTGAATTCTCATGGAATGCTGAAAAGTTCAATGAAGATTATTTGAAGCGTAACACTTCTAAAAAGGATTTTGTGCAGTTAGAATTGTTGAATCAAACTGCCGAAAAACAAAAGTCAGCAAAGAAAAAACTTAGTGAGCGTACTATTCCGCTAACTAAAATCGGTAAAAATGATGAA contains the following coding sequences:
- a CDS encoding RelB/DinJ family addiction module antitoxin: MATLEKEKDRRQVSFKSNTALVKKARKVFAEQDLNLTEVMNEFLEHVAQTGVIPFKTKTDKKREQMITDLKSQIDKSFASYEAGHVVSQEEMKARYGL
- a CDS encoding type II toxin-antitoxin system RelE/ParE family toxin → MVSKHYEIKYAIEVSDKIDQIYAYTLNLSRSKETAQKTVGQLILAIDRLNVFPEAGLDIDQKIGVQLRPPYKTYGLIAGKYIVIYEIVESSVVLISQILAANSDWIELLTKQAN
- a CDS encoding replication initiation protein, whose translation is MDKIVKYANEMNKVSFRQLTASEYDTLFAIVSQIKDQGARELTLSFDQIKSLIRWDKSQREELFVKTLINMYDKIINLKFNRTSDDGNIISRFVVFSRYSINKEKQTALIAVSADFWQLFNLLFDNFTTFMLDDLVYISTSYGKELFRNIKQFRTQGYLYWSIEIFRQKLMVPDSFSTGKAFQRVFGKRTLKQLQTAIPGFTYKKKTSRKRGNPVIGIEFSWNAEKFNEDYLKRNTSKKDFVQLELLNQTAEKQKSAKKKLSERTIPLTKIGKNDEPLLR